GGCGCCGACGCCGACCGCGGCGAGCACCAACGCGAGAGCGAAGGCGCCGATGGCCGCGCCGTACACCTCGACCGCGCGCGCGATGCCTCGTCCATGCCAGCGATATCCGCCGACGCGCCCGGAGAACAGGCTCGAGAGGAAGGCGCCGGCCGCGATCGCGGCGGTGAGGATGCCGGCCGTGACCGGCCCGCCCCCGAGCAGCACCATGCCGAGTGCCGGGAAGAGGGCGAGCGGCTGGCCGAAGGTCATCGCGACGGTGTCCATCACGAACTGCAGGCGGATGTTCGGCGCGCGTTTCAGGAACGCGATCCCGTCCTTGAGCGACTCCAGTCCCGGGCGCACCGTCTCGCCCTCGGGGCGCATGGCGGGCAGTGTCCAGAGCCCGAGGAACAGGCTGAGCATGAGGATGACGTCGATCGAGTAGGTCCAGGCGTATCCGGTGGTCGCCACCAGGATCCCCGCCAGTGCGGGGCCGGCCATCACCATGATGCCCACCGTGACGCCCTGCAGGGCCGCTGCGGAGGGCAGCAGCTCGCGGGGGAGAAGGCGTGGGATGATCGCGGAGCGGCTCGCCATCACGATGGAGTTGGCGGCCGCGTTGACGACGCTGAGGACATAGAGCGACCAGACCGCCTCCTGCTGCGTCCAGGCCAGAACGGCCAGCAGCAGCGTGGAGGCGAAGGTGACGGTCGCGGCCGTCAGAGCCACCGTGCGTCGGTCGAAGGCGTCGGCGAGCATGCCGCCGTAGATGCCCGCGAGCACCATCGGCACCAAACCCGCCACGGCGATCATCGAGACGGCGAACGTCGACGATGTCAGTGCGTACATGTGCAGCATGACGGCCATGATCGTGAGCTGGCCGCCGAGCCCCGACAGCGTCGAGCCGATCCACAGCCGCGCGAACGCAGGGCTGTGCCGGAACGGCGTCAGATCGATCAGGTGGCTGCCGCTCATGCGTCCACCTCGACGCGCTTGTGACGCGAGGCGTGTCCGCGGAGGATCGTGACGTCGCGCGGCGCCACGCCGAAGTGATCGGCGAGTACGCGCGTCACCGCGTCGTTGGCTGCGCCGTCGACGGCGCGCTCGCGCACGAAGACCGTGAGGCCCTCGGCATCCTGCTCGACGAGGGGGCCCTTGCGGCTGCCGGGTTTGACGTGGACGGAGAACTGCACGCCTGAAGCCTAAGAGGATTCGCCCGGGCCGCGGCGCCGAGTTTCCGCGACGGGCTCGGCGCTGGTAGACTCCTGAGGTTGCCGTTCGATCGGCCGCGGATAAAGAGAGCCCACGCATCAGGCGTCGGGCGCCGCGCAACGAAGAGGAAGGGGATCACCTATGGCACTGGAAGCAGACGTCAAGAAGGCGATCATCGAAGAGTACGCGACGCACCCCGGTGACACCGGATCCCCCGAGGTGCAGGTCGCGATGCTGACGCAGCGCATCAAGGACCTCACCGAGCACCTCAAGGAGCACAAGCACGACCACCACTCGCGTCGTGGCCTGTTCCTGCTCGTCGGTCAGCGTCGTCGCCTGCTGGGTTACCTGCAGGACATCGACATCAACCGTTACCGCTCGCTCATCGAGCGTCTCGGTCTGCGCCGCTAAGGCTTCGCGCCCAGCGTTCAATCGCGCAAAACATTCTTGGAGAGCCTCCCCACGGTGTGGGGAGGCTCTCGTCATTCCACGGCATCGTGAGGCGCTGACGCCCGGCGCCGGCGTCAGGCGCGGGCGGCGAGCAGGTCGGCGTGCCAGCGCTCGGCGACGTCGGGATGCGCGCGCAGGCGCGACTTGAGGGCGTTCTCGCCGTAGAGGCCGTGAATCGGGTTCGTCGGGTCCTGCGTCACCCCGCGCGCCTGCGCGGCCATCTCCAGCGGCAGTTCGATGAGCGGCAGCCGCGCATCGAGGGCGGGGTTGAAGAAGAAGGGCACCGAGATGCGGTCGTCCGGATGCCGCGGCGAGACGACTCGGTGATTGGTGGCGATGAGATAGCCGCCGGTCGCGTACTCGAGCATCTCGCCGATGTTCACGACGAAGGCTCCCGGCACGGGCGGCGCGTCGACCCATTCGCCGTCACGCTCGACCTGGAGCCCACCCTTGCCGGGCTCGACCCACAGCAGTGTGACGACGCCTGAGTCTTTGTGCGCACCCACGCCCTGCGCGGGCTCGGGGGAGGCCGAGCCGGGGTAGCGCACGATCTTCAGCAGCGTCGAGGGTTCTCCGAAGTGGTCGTCGAAGTATCCTTCGGAGGCGCCGAGGGCGAGCGCCCACGCGCGCAGCAGCTTTCGCGCGACGCCGGTGAGGTGCTCCTGCCACAGCGCGGCGACCTCGCGCAGTTCTGGCTGAGCCGCCGGCCAGAGGTTCGGGCCGATCAGTCGCGCGAAGTCGGGAGCGGCGGGGTCCGTGACCGCCTCCCGTTCCGGCCCGATGTCGATCTGCTCGCGCCAGTCGACCTTTCCCTGGGTGCGTTCCCCGCCCACCCGCGTGTACCCGCGGAAGTGCGGGCTCGTCACGTTCTCGATCGCGAGCTTGTCGGCCTCCGGCAAGGCGAAGAAGTCCCGCGCTGCGCGATGCAGGCGCTGTTCCAGCTCGGGGGTGACGCCGGTGCCGGTGAGATAGAAGAACCCGACGTCGTGCGTCGCCGATCGCAGCTCGTCGCGGAAGCGCGCTGCCGCCGCCGGCCCCGCGTCCAGCAGCGAGAGGTCGAGCACGGGGAGAGTGGGATCGCTCATGAGGCGAGGGTAGGCGTCCTGGTGCCGGCGCCGGCGGCATGTTGCGTCCGGTTACCGGTGTGCGGGTCGGGAATAACTTGGACACCGCGGTGTTGTACGAGATACATTCACTTGCATGGAATGGATGCCGAGGCATCCGGAAGGCGAAGGACACCGTGAACGAGAAGAGCCCGCAGATGCAGTTCGGCATCTTCACCGTCAGCGACATCACGCAGGACCCCACCACGGGCCACACGCCGAGCGAGGCCGAGCGCATCCGCGCCACCGTGGAGATCGCGAAGCACGCCGAAGAGGTGGGCCTGGACGTCTTCGCGCTCGGCGAGCACCACAACCCGCCGTTCTGGTCGTCGTCGCCCACGACGACGCTGGCGTACATCGCCGCCCAGACCGAGCGGCTCATCGTCTCGACCTCGACGACGCTGATCACCACGAATGACCCCGTGAAGATCGCCGAGGACTACGCGATGCTGCAGCACCTCTCCGGTGGCCGCATGGACCTCATGCTCGGCCGCGGCAACACGGGGCCTGTCTACCCCTGGTTCGGCAAGGACATCCGTCAGGGCCTTCCGCTGTCGATCGAGAACTACGCGCTGCTGCACAAGCTGTGGCGTGAGGACGTCGTGGACTGGGAGGGCAAGTTCCGCACCTCGCTGCAGGGCTTCACCGCGACCCCGCGGCCCCTCGACGGCGTCGCGCCCTTCGTCTGGCACGGCTCGATCCGCACGCCCGAGATCGCGGAGCAGGCCGCGTATTACGGCGACGGCTTCTTCGCGAACAACATCTTCTGGCCGGCCGAGCACTACCAGCGCCTCATCGGTCTCTACCGCCAGCGCTGGGAGCACTACGGCCACGGCGCACCGGAGACGGCGATCGTGGGCCTGGGCGGCCAGGCGTTCATGGCGAAGAACTCGCAGGATGCCGTGAACCAGTTCCGTCCGTACTTCGACAACGCCCCGGTGTACGGCCACGGCCCGTCGATGGAGGACTTCACCGAGATGACGCCGCTGACCGTCGGCTCGCCGCAGCAGGTCATCGACCGCTACGCGGGGATGCGCGACATCTTCGGCGACTACCAGCGCCAGCTGTTCCTCATGGATCACGCCGGCCTGCCGCTGAAGACGGTGCTGGAGCAGCTCGACTTCCTCGGCGGCGAGGTCGTGCCGGTGCTGCGCAAGGAGTTCGCGAAGGACCGTCCCGAGAACGTGCCGGACGCCCCGACGCACGCCTCTCTGGTCCGCGCCGCCTACGGCGACGGACCCTCACGCCAGGCGACGCCGCGCGCCAACCGCGGTGACAACCTGAGCGGGCCGTCGCCCTACCAGGACGCCCCCGCCCCCGCCGGTGCCGCGTTCGGAGTGGGGGCGACCCGATGAGCGCGCGTCGCATCGCCGTGGTCTCGGCCGGCCTGTCGAATCCCTCGTCCACGCGCATGCTCGCCGACCGCCTGGCGGCGGCGACGGTCGCGGCGCTGGCTGAGCTGACGGGTCCTGACGGCGCGCCCATCCAGGCCACCGTCGACACGATCGAACTGCGCGATCTCGCACACGACATCACGAACAACCTCCTGACCGGCTTCGCTCCACCCGCGCTGGAGTCGGCCATCAACACGGTCGTGTCGGCTGACGCCCTCATCGTGGTCACCCCGATCTTCTCCACGAGCTACTCGGGGCTGTTCAAGTCGTTCATCGACGTGCTCGACCCCGACGCGCTCACGGGCAAGCCCGTGCTGATCGGCGCCAATGCCGGCACGGCGCGGCATTCGCTCGCGATCGACTACGCCATCCGCCCGCTGTTCGCCTACCTGCACGCCGAAGCCGTCTCGACGGGTGTGTTCGCGGCATCCAGCGACTGGGGCGCCGCAGCCGATCAGGTCGCGCCGCTGAGCTCGCGCGTCGAGCGCGGTGCCCGCGAACTGGCCGAGGCCGTCGCGCGCCGTCAGCCCGCCGGCAGCGACGACCCGTTCGACCCCGCGAACTACCTCGGAGAGGGACGTTCCTTCGGTCACCTGCTCGGCGGTCTCGCCGGGGAGTGACTCCTGACGACGCCCCCGATCACGCTCCGGCGCGATCGGGGGCATCGCCGTCTCAGCCGGCTGCGGCCTCGGCGCGGGCGAGGGCGGATGCCGCGCGCACGAGAGCCAGGTGCGAGAGCGCCTGCGGGGTGTTGCCGGCCTGCCGCTTCTCGGCCACGTCGTACTCCTCGGACAGCAGGCCGACATCGTTCGCGCGGGCACAGGCGCGGTCCATGAGCGCCCGCGCATCGGCGAGACGGCCGCTCGCCGCGTACTGCTCGACGAGCCAGAACGAACACGCCAGGAACGGGTTCTCCGTGCCTTCCAGCCCGTCCACCCCCGACTCGGTGCGATAGCGCAGCACGAGGCCGTCGACCACGAGGGTGCGCTCGATCTCGGCCACGGTGGCCAGCATGCGCGGGTCGTCCGCGGCGCAGAATCCGACCGTCGGAAGCAACAGCAGCGAGGCATCGACCGCGTCCGTCGCGGTGTGCTGCACGAAATGGCCTCGTGGGGAGACTCCGTGAGCGTCGATGTCGGCGCGCACCCGGTCGCGCAGCTGCTCCCAGTGCGCGTCGGGGCCGTGCAGACCGTGTTCGCGCACCGAGCGCACGCCGCGATCGAATGCCGCCCACACCATGGCCCGGGAGTGCACGAAAACCTGCGGCGCACCGCGGATCTCCCAGATGCCCTGATCGGGTTCGTCGATGCGCTCCTCGGCACGGCGCAGCAGCGCGCGCTCCAACGGCCACGAGATCGCCGACTGCTCGATGCCGGCCGCACGCGCGGCGAACAGGCACGTCATGACCTCACCGGTCACGTCGGCCTGGTACTGCTGCGCCGCACCGTTGCCGATCCGCACGGGCGCGGCACCCCCGTAACCGGGCAGGTCGCCGAGCTCCCGTTCCATGAGGTCGCGCTCGCCGGCGATGCCGTAGACGATCTGCAGGTCGGCCGGGTCGCCCGCGATCGCCCGCAGCAGCCAGCGCTGCCAGTGCGCCACGACGTGCGCGAAGCCCTGGCCGAGCAGCACCTCGATCGTCAGCGAAGCGTCTCGCAACCAGACGAAGCGGTAGTCCCAGTTGCGCTCGCCGCCGAACTGTTCGGGCAGCGACGTGGTGGG
The DNA window shown above is from Microbacterium laevaniformans and carries:
- the rpsO gene encoding 30S ribosomal protein S15 produces the protein MALEADVKKAIIEEYATHPGDTGSPEVQVAMLTQRIKDLTEHLKEHKHDHHSRRGLFLLVGQRRRLLGYLQDIDINRYRSLIERLGLRR
- a CDS encoding CE1759 family FMN reductase, translating into MSARRIAVVSAGLSNPSSTRMLADRLAAATVAALAELTGPDGAPIQATVDTIELRDLAHDITNNLLTGFAPPALESAINTVVSADALIVVTPIFSTSYSGLFKSFIDVLDPDALTGKPVLIGANAGTARHSLAIDYAIRPLFAYLHAEAVSTGVFAASSDWGAAADQVAPLSSRVERGARELAEAVARRQPAGSDDPFDPANYLGEGRSFGHLLGGLAGE
- a CDS encoding DUF167 domain-containing protein encodes the protein MQFSVHVKPGSRKGPLVEQDAEGLTVFVRERAVDGAANDAVTRVLADHFGVAPRDVTILRGHASRHKRVEVDA
- a CDS encoding MFS transporter, producing the protein MSGSHLIDLTPFRHSPAFARLWIGSTLSGLGGQLTIMAVMLHMYALTSSTFAVSMIAVAGLVPMVLAGIYGGMLADAFDRRTVALTAATVTFASTLLLAVLAWTQQEAVWSLYVLSVVNAAANSIVMASRSAIIPRLLPRELLPSAAALQGVTVGIMVMAGPALAGILVATTGYAWTYSIDVILMLSLFLGLWTLPAMRPEGETVRPGLESLKDGIAFLKRAPNIRLQFVMDTVAMTFGQPLALFPALGMVLLGGGPVTAGILTAAIAAGAFLSSLFSGRVGGYRWHGRGIARAVEVYGAAIGAFALALVLAAVGVGAPNAVDADHANIAMIVAACVALAVGGAADNVSAIYRSTMLQAAVPDAVRGRLQGIFIVVVAGGPRIGALYAGTLATITTLWFPPLVGGILIVAIVATLARLYPGFRSYDAENPVP
- a CDS encoding isopenicillin N synthase family dioxygenase, translating into MSDPTLPVLDLSLLDAGPAAAARFRDELRSATHDVGFFYLTGTGVTPELEQRLHRAARDFFALPEADKLAIENVTSPHFRGYTRVGGERTQGKVDWREQIDIGPEREAVTDPAAPDFARLIGPNLWPAAQPELREVAALWQEHLTGVARKLLRAWALALGASEGYFDDHFGEPSTLLKIVRYPGSASPEPAQGVGAHKDSGVVTLLWVEPGKGGLQVERDGEWVDAPPVPGAFVVNIGEMLEYATGGYLIATNHRVVSPRHPDDRISVPFFFNPALDARLPLIELPLEMAAQARGVTQDPTNPIHGLYGENALKSRLRAHPDVAERWHADLLAARA
- a CDS encoding glycoside hydrolase family 15 protein; the encoded protein is MADAYAGRIPSPTPIEDYALLSSCRTAALVSRDGSIDWLCLPRFDSASVFAALLGDDHQGRWALRPADPDAQATRHYDGDTFTLITRWESADGVAEVHDCLPVDPRHLDVVHRVDLVRRVVGISGRVAFEQQVRLRFDYARALPWVRQTGTADAPEVTAIAGPDAVALRGAPLTATDHVHRGTLSVAAGEHRDLTLTWHASHRPVPAPLDVEDALQCTREWWSAWAERIDVHGPHRDVVVRSLLTLRALTHRDTGGIIAAPTTSLPEQFGGERNWDYRFVWLRDASLTIEVLLGQGFAHVVAHWQRWLLRAIAGDPADLQIVYGIAGERDLMERELGDLPGYGGAAPVRIGNGAAQQYQADVTGEVMTCLFAARAAGIEQSAISWPLERALLRRAEERIDEPDQGIWEIRGAPQVFVHSRAMVWAAFDRGVRSVREHGLHGPDAHWEQLRDRVRADIDAHGVSPRGHFVQHTATDAVDASLLLLPTVGFCAADDPRMLATVAEIERTLVVDGLVLRYRTESGVDGLEGTENPFLACSFWLVEQYAASGRLADARALMDRACARANDVGLLSEEYDVAEKRQAGNTPQALSHLALVRAASALARAEAAAG
- a CDS encoding LLM class flavin-dependent oxidoreductase gives rise to the protein MQFGIFTVSDITQDPTTGHTPSEAERIRATVEIAKHAEEVGLDVFALGEHHNPPFWSSSPTTTLAYIAAQTERLIVSTSTTLITTNDPVKIAEDYAMLQHLSGGRMDLMLGRGNTGPVYPWFGKDIRQGLPLSIENYALLHKLWREDVVDWEGKFRTSLQGFTATPRPLDGVAPFVWHGSIRTPEIAEQAAYYGDGFFANNIFWPAEHYQRLIGLYRQRWEHYGHGAPETAIVGLGGQAFMAKNSQDAVNQFRPYFDNAPVYGHGPSMEDFTEMTPLTVGSPQQVIDRYAGMRDIFGDYQRQLFLMDHAGLPLKTVLEQLDFLGGEVVPVLRKEFAKDRPENVPDAPTHASLVRAAYGDGPSRQATPRANRGDNLSGPSPYQDAPAPAGAAFGVGATR